From Alligator mississippiensis isolate rAllMis1 chromosome 1, rAllMis1, whole genome shotgun sequence:
ctggatggaataatagtaaagaagtcagaggctggtatgcattttcctttggaaaaagctgtttaggaagagcttgtaatgagcgaagctttgttttctgatggggtgttaaatgctgataacagagctgataaatgctctgttatcaagggggagagagagggaacctctccctaatcacagtgtcctgccagggcctggccacacctcccccCAGTTCAGACctgtgcaaggggagggagggctgctctagtgccccctggcttctagcctgagccactgcaggcatgtgtctgcatttctgggatgtctgtctggttacaaaactgatttagcctagccaggttagactaacctgcaaagattgaattaattcaggctcaggcttattgaatgcctgtccctagccatttACACCAGTAACTTGCCTTACACTGGTATAAACAAGGAGTAGGCACACAATATGTAGCCCTGTAGTAGTGTAACTTACTAGAATCTGGCATTGAGTTAACCTGGAAAAAGCATACGGATAAAACTACATTGCAAATTTTACCTGTGTAGGTGTTATGTGTTATCTTGCTTCTATCCCAAGATAGCTGTTTGGCTAATGAAAACAGGCTATTACTGCCTTCTTGCAGCATAGTGGAAATGTGCTATAGTTATACAGACTGCTATCCTAGAACAGCTGGTCATTTCTCTGTATTGTACATTTATATAAGTTACACCACTTTTAATGTGTGATATATCCATGCTTTCTGTAAGTTTTGTGGAATGTGCAGGATGTGCTTTATTTCAAGTGCCCTGCTCAAAAGTGGTTGTGGAGGGCCTGGATTTTTCTGACACAGCTTTCTCACTACGAGAACATCCCAGCTTTCAGGAGAATACTAACTCCCAGATACTGAGAGGCATTTTGTATTTGCGCATGTATATCTGGCTGATCTGTGTCCTGTCTGGGTCAGACCCGTTAAGCAGCCTTATGGGATATTCATGCATCCCAAAAGATCTTGTAAACTATACAATGGGAGCACATCATCTTACTAAACTAACTGGTTTTGTTAAATGCTAATTCTGCTTCAGTATCTAGACTGGTAAAATGGCTCTCTTGATGAAGCAATAAGCTTTTTTGTTATTGTGGTTAAACCTTACACTCATGTGGTCATGCTTCCTGGTCAGAAGAATGTCCATTCAGCTCATGAAGAAAGGGCATGTTGTTTACAATGCTAGCACATATATTAAAGATATGGTGAGACAAATATCAATCTCTCACATGAGACTTTAAAATAGCTTATTTAGAAAACTGATTCATTCAAATCACTGAGCAGGATAAATAGCCTGTGGGGAAAACTTTAGCTTATTATGATGTGATCTAGCAAGTGCTCCACCACCATTACTCACAATATTCAAGGAGTCTGGACACCTTCCAAAATATCTGTCCCTATACATATTTCAAACAAAACTAATTTTCcttactttttttaaagatgacctttttcaattgtttttattgttttccaCCAATATTTCAGACCAGCacagtatataaaatattaagaaaTCCATGTCAAAACTAGTTTTCTTTCATTTCCTGAATTGAGGCATGATCTCTGTACATCTATATCAGTAACAGCGATTCTATAGCTTGTTTGTTTCTAAGCAGGCAAGTACATTTTCACTTAAAAGCAAGAGTATCACaaacattttgtttcttaaaCATCAGCATACACTATAACCCTATAACTCTTCTaattctgtttgtctgtctgtcattTTAGTTTTAAATGACTGCTTTGCTCTTCTGATATACCTGGTTATAGTCATCTTTCACTGTCATTCTTCAGCCTGGTGGGCAACTGCAACTGAATTAATTACTGCAAAGCGCTCTAACTGAACAGCAGTAATGTTCTTTGAGGTGTGTATTACACTAGATTTCCAGATGGTTGGGCTTTTTAATAAACTCAACGTCACCTCGTATATCAGTTTTCTCAACTGTCTAGAAATCAGGTTTGTAAGTGTAgtgctctccatctctctctcacaaacacacacacatgcatgcaattTGTCTGGCCTGTAGAACAATCCCAATATACATCAAACATAAGGTAAAAAATAGTTGCACATATAGTAATTTTAATTCATTCCATTTTAAATACCACAATAAATTTAATTTTCACAATAAATTAAATAGCCATATTCAGTTTACAAAATAGAATTACTTAGCGTGAAACCAGTATTTACAAACAATATACACTATATACATGATGTTTCTCTTTGTTGACACACAAGTATAGAAGAAAAAAGTATTTGACTTCTTCGGACACATGATTGACATGCTACAAATGACACTGTGGTCCATACAATAAAACAATAGTGCAAACTCACCACGGGAACTTTGAAACAATGTTGTTTGTATGAGATAAGATATTCCTTTCAAATAATAAGAAAATAGTATTATCCAGTTTCATTGTAACAATTCAGCATTTTATTTAAAGTGTCAGTATTCCTTTAGCAGTGTGCATCCCTCCTATGGCCTGAATATGGTACCTTCTGATATATCCTCACAGCTTCTCAGAATCTCATGTGAATTTGTACGCTCTAAACTGACACTCTGCCTGGGTTGATCAGTGTGTCACATAATCAACTGTATTGAGCAAGAGGAACACTGACCCTTATAGTTGCATGTGAATTTATTCCCCCCAGTACTCGCTTTCCCTTTACTTGTATAGCTTAAAATGATGCAACTCTGTAGAGAGTAGATTTACATTAGTTACTACTCTGTAGAAAAACTGATCCCACCTTATATTTGGTCACACACTGCATATGGACAAGTATGCATGAAAAAAGTTACTTTGATAGCTATGTCTATGAAAAGTGCATATTTTTTTATTCTAGGGGAGACATTGTTGCCTGTCTCCAGGTGCAACACATAGTGTTGTATGAAATTTAGTTTAGGGCCAGTTAAATGTCCTCCCAGTGATCTGGTAAAATTTTTGATTAAAAGGATGAAAGAACTTGCGCAATTTGGTAATTACAGAGGGATCCACCTCTGGATGTATGCGTCCCTTGCTACCCGCCAGGCACTTGTTAAAGACAATGTTAAATCGCAAGCAGTAAAACCCTCTGGTGGCATTGAAGTATAAATTGTATTGACTTATCCTTGAAGGAAGATTTAGGAACTTCTCCACCAGCTGCAGTTCTGGCAGTGGTTCTGTAATGAGCCGATCTCCATCTACAATATGAAACTGCTCGATAGGAAAGTATTTTAACCATCTCTCCAGATGTTTTGTGTAgatgctggttcttactgccttATACTTAGTGTTCACTTCACAGGTAGTAGGATCAATAGCCAGCTTCTCAAATTTGTAGTAggttttattctttctttccttcccttccagcaCCTGAGTGTAATCAGAAATAGCTCTTGTTGTAGGTTCCCTGACAATGATCAGTAATTTGATGGATGAGTTCATTTTATAAATCCTTTCAGGTACCTCTTCTGTGATAAAATATGCAGGGCTTTTCTCAATTGTTATTTGATGAGGGTaagaaaaaggcatttttttcctgTACCACTCAATCCCCTTGGCATAGTTTTCATCATTGTCAAAGAAGTGAATTTCTTGAGAAGCTTTGACAACTGCGGGATGGAGGTTCAGCATCTCAAGCAGTGCTCGGGTACCTCCTTTCCGCACCCCAATTATAATGGCCTTGGGAAGCTGCTGCACCAAATTGTGAAGTCGTATTTGCTCCTTTGTGGCATTGCCTTTACGGAACTCGTGCAGCAGCCCACGCTTGAATTGCAGAGCTCGGAGTGGGATTTCATCTTGGCCATGGGGTCCAAATCGACCATCAATGGGACATATGGGTTGCAGTCTGCAATCAAGAAAAGAGATATAAATTAATTCTGTTGCAAACCATTATGAATATGTGTTTTTTTAGTTTGATTTTAATCCGCTACTTATAAATGGGCAGATTCAATCAGTGATGCTTTTAATATTCTTTCAAATTCTAATTCATCAAGTATTAATTGACAGCAATCCACTCACAGCACAGACAAACAAGTGGCTTGGAGCCTTCTTCACAACTAAATGTTTGACACAGTCTGGGCAGTGTGGGGTCTTTTTTAAAGTAGCtcattttgaaatggaaaacagATTCCAGAATCTTGGTGCCTAGGATTATTTTTGGAGGCTGTGTCTTGCAGTCTGATGTATTTCTGATTTCATAATgctattataaatataaatataatttaatgaTAGGATAATTATCAGGCATCTGTACTTCTGTACTCTGTACCAGCcctgaaaacatttttaatagaTTGCACAAACTTAAATAACATGGAAGAac
This genomic window contains:
- the HS3ST5 gene encoding heparan sulfate glucosamine 3-O-sulfotransferase 5, which produces MLFKQQALLRQKLFVLGSLAIGSLLYLVARVGSLDRLQPICPIDGRFGPHGQDEIPLRALQFKRGLLHEFRKGNATKEQIRLHNLVQQLPKAIIIGVRKGGTRALLEMLNLHPAVVKASQEIHFFDNDENYAKGIEWYRKKMPFSYPHQITIEKSPAYFITEEVPERIYKMNSSIKLLIIVREPTTRAISDYTQVLEGKERKNKTYYKFEKLAIDPTTCEVNTKYKAVRTSIYTKHLERWLKYFPIEQFHIVDGDRLITEPLPELQLVEKFLNLPSRISQYNLYFNATRGFYCLRFNIVFNKCLAGSKGRIHPEVDPSVITKLRKFFHPFNQKFYQITGRTFNWP